The proteins below come from a single Brienomyrus brachyistius isolate T26 unplaced genomic scaffold, BBRACH_0.4 scaffold63, whole genome shotgun sequence genomic window:
- the LOC125725225 gene encoding uncharacterized protein LOC125725225, whose product MQARDFSSSRQFPSNRPYNVKKSFKSSVQDIECYHCHNFGHTQQFCPALKSKPSLLCAVPRPAVEPVGKEACTVPVLINGRKEEALLDSGCFQTLVHSSIISGEKLSGGGTTIRCVHGDEYRYPTAEVYLTVGGQTYLLVVAVVPSLPYSVILGNDIPTLFDLIYQSDYGPQGSSEKDIQGSGDEAGGLLPLDGTVDSRKSCHVVTRAQRAKEMMRELPFFEDSLEMEPGKIRKSRAQKRREKFKSSGEKGITLFPKPNNQLEFDVPSDLGALQRSDPTLKPWYEKVTEVEGVSQGQVSCLADTMYLIKGGILYQRKGKCEAMALPQQFRNKVMDLGHSIPWAGHMAFYKTLNRISSRFVWPGMYVQVSEFCRSCEKCQLISGKGVAPAQLQPLPIIETPFERLGMDIVGPLERSSTGHRYILVICDYATRFPEAFPLRSIKARHVANCLLQLFSRVGIPREILTDCGTNFLSKLLQQVYKLLGIKGLKTTPYHPQTDGLVERYNQTLKNMLRKFVSDTGADWDQWLPYLLFAYREVPQVSTGFSPFELLYGYQVRGPLDLLKDCWEDSKAEGENIAAYVINMRERLKRMASLVQDNMKAAQKHQKTWYDQKARDRGFVPGQKVLLLLPTSDNKLLTKWHGPYEIVRQVSKVTYELNMPERAKKYQTFHVNLLKEFHSRQGPVHQLLVRSVRDEEVTERFFPTNTADCTSVDLSHLSPTEQVDIKPLVDPQLFRETPGFTSLVQHNIRVKEDAPGRQNSYRIPERLVPVLKKEIKLMLDLGIIEGSSSEWCSPIVLVPKKDDTLRFCIDFRYLNAVSRFDPYPMPRVDDLLERVGSARYITTLDLCKGYWQVALAPEAKELTAFKTPFGMYQFKVMPFGLQGAPATFQRLMDHVLRDVSAFSAAYLDDVVVYSESWEEHGMHLQKVLHCIRMAGLTINPKKCSIAQREVEYLGFVVGSGKIKPQVGKIEAIQAFPVPMTKRKVRGFLGLVGWYRKFIPSFAERSAALNDLTKGSAPNKVRWTEECEQAFRDLKEAVCTYPVLHSPDVNRPFILQTDASGVGLGAVLQQEVDGERRPVVFLSRKLLDRETRYSTVEKECLAMKWAVEALRYYLLGRHFTLETDHRALQWLNRMRDANVRIAGWYLALQPYDFTVQYRPGKSNVVADCLSRMTED is encoded by the coding sequence ATGCAGGCTAGGGATTTTTCTAGCTCTAGGCAGTTTCCTTCCAATAGACCTTATAATGTGAAGAAATCCTTTAAATCTTCAGTTCAGGATATTGAATGTTATCATTGTCATAATTTTGGTCATACACAACAATTTTGTCCGGCCCTTAAGTCAAAACCATCTCTTTTGTGTGCAGTTCCAAGGCCAGCTGTAGAGCCGGTAGGAAAGGAAGCTTGTACTGTCCCTGTGTTAATTAATGGGCGAAAAGAAGAAGCATTGCTTGACTCTGGCTGTTTTCAAACGTTAGTACATTCTAGCATAATTTCAGGAGAAAAgttaagtgggggggggactaCGATAAGGTGTGTGCATGGAGATGAATATAGGTATCCCACTGCGGAGGTTTACCTGACGGTGGGAGGGCAGACCTACTTGTTAGTGGTAGCTGTGGTTCCCAGTTTGCCATATTCAGTAATACTTGGTAATGACATTCCCACTCTTTTTGATCTGATATATCAGTCAGATTATGGCCCTCAGGGGAGTAGTGAGAAAGATATTCAAGGCTCAGGTGATGAAGCTGGaggtttacttcctctagatgggACAGTTGATTCACGGAAATCCTGTCATGTAGTTACAAGAGCACAAAGGGCAAAGGAAATGATGCGAGAGCTACCTTTTTTTGAGGACTCTCTGGAGATGGAGCCAGGAAAGATTAGGAAGTCGAGGGCTCAGAAGAGAAGGGAAAAGTTCAAAAGCTCAGGGGAGAAGGGTATAACATTGTTCCCTAAGCCAAATAATCAACTTGAGTTTGACGTTCCCTCAGATTTAGGTGCACTCCAAAGAAGCGACCCGACTCTAAAACCCTGGTATGAGAAGGTAACGGAGGTAGAGGGAGTTAGTCAAGGTCAGGTAAGTTGTCTTGCAGATACTATGTATTTGATTAAGGGAGGCATCTTGTATCAGAGGAAGGGGAAGTGTGAAGCAATGGCACTCCCTCAACagtttagaaacaaagttatggATTTGGGTCATTCAATTCCATGGGCAGGTCATATGGCtttttataaaacactgaataggATCAGTAGCCGGTTTGTTTGGCCAGGGATGTATGTACAGGTTTCTGAGTTCTGTCGTTCTTGTGAAAAATGTCAGTTGATCTCGGGCAAAGGAGTAGCGCCAGCCCAGTTGCAACCATTACCAATTATTGAAACACCTTTTGAGAGGCTAGGCATGGATATTGTGGGTCCTTTAGAGAGGAGTTCCACAGGCCATCGCTATATATTGGTTATATGTGACTATGCGACACGGTTTCCGGAGGCCTTTCCACTCAGATCAATTAAAGCTCGTCATGTTGCTAATTGTCTGCTGCAGCTTTTCTCGAGGGTAGGGATACCAAGAGAAATTTTGACGGATTGTGGCACGAACTTTCTATCCAAGTTGTTGCAGCAAGTTTATAAGCTGTTAGGGATAAAGGGACTTAAGACCACCCCTTATCACCCCCAAACGGACGGGCTAGTGGAGAGATACAACCAGACTCTCAAAAATATGCTGCGCAAGTTTGTTTCTGATACAGGTGCTGACTGGGATCAATGGCTGCCTTACCTTCTGTTTGCCTACCGAGAGGTCCCACAGGTTTCTACTGGCTTCTCACCTTTTGAACTGTTGTATGGTTATCAAGTGAGAGGCCCACTGGATCTGCTTAAGGACTGTTGGGAGGATTCTAAAGCAGAGGGTGAAAACATCGCTGCTTATGTCATCAACATGAGAGAGAGATTGAAGAGAATGGCATCGTTGGTGCAGGACAACATGAAAGCAGCACAAAAACATCAGAAGACATGGTATGATCAGAAGGCGAGGGATAGAGGCTTTGTTCCGGGCCAGAAAGTACTGTTGTTGCTTCCTACCAGCGATAACAAGTTGTTGACAAAATGGCATGGGCCATATGAAATTGTCAGGCAAGTAAGTAAAGTCACTTATGAATTGAATATGCCAGAAAGAGCTAAAAAATATCAGACATTTCATGTGAACTTGTTGAAAGAATTCCACAGCCGACAAGGGCCGGTCCATCAGTTACTGGTGCGTTCAGTTAGGGATGAGGAGGTGACGGAGAGGTTTTTTCCAACTAACACTGCAGATTGTACTTCGGTTGACCTTTCTCATTTGTCCCCTACGGAGCAGGTTGATATAAAACCACTCGTGGATCCACAGCTCTTTCGAGAGACGCCAGGGTTTACATCGCTGGTTCAACATAACATACGGGTGAAGGAGGACGCACCCGGTCGTCAAAATAGTTACAGGATTCCAGAACGGTTGGTGCCAGTGCTGAAGAAGGAGATAAAACTGATGTTGGATCTAGGAATTATTGAGGGGTCGAGTAGTGAGTGGTGCAGTCCGATTGTCTTGGTACCGAAAAAAGATGATACCTTGAGATTCTGTATTGATTTCAGATATTTGAATGCAGTATCCAGGTTTGATCCCTACCCAATGCCCAGGGTAGATGACCTGTTGGAGAGGGTTGGATCAGCAAGGTATATCACGACACTGGATCTGTGTAAGGGTTACTGGCAAGTGGCGTTGGCACCAGAAGCGAAAGAACTGACGGCCTTCAAAACTCCGTTTGGTATGTACCAATTTAAAGTCATGCCATTTGGGCTTCAAGGGGCACCAGCGACGTTCCAACGATTAATGGATCATGTACTGAGGGATGTGTCAGCATTTTCTGCAGCTTATCTGGACGACGTGGTGGTGTACAGTGAGTCCTGGGAAGAGCATGGTATGCATTTACAGAAGGTGCTACATTGCATCAGAATGGCTGGATTGACTATTAACCCCAAGAAGTGTTCCATAGCCCAGAGAGAAGTGGAGTACTTGGGCTTTGTGGTTGGCTCTGGGAAGATAAAGCCACAGGTTGGGAAGATCGAAGCAATCCAGGCTTTCCCTGTTCCGATGACGAAGAGGAAGGTGAGAGGTTTTCTGGGCCTGGTAGGCTGGTACAGGAAATTCATACCTTCTTTTGCAGAGCGATCTGCTGCACTGAATGACCTCACGAAGGGCTCAGCCCCCAACAAAGTACGGTGGACAGAAGAATGTGAGCAAGCATTTAGAGATCTCAAGGAAGCAGTTTGCACATATCCGGTCCTACACAGTCCAGACGTCAATAGGCCATTCATCTTGCAAACGGATGCTTCAGGAGTGGGCCTTGGAGCAGTTCTTCAGCAAGAGGTGGATGGTGAAAGAAGGCCTGTGGTGTTTCTGAGTCGGAAACTACTGGACAGGGAGACGAGGTATTCGACGGTGGAGAAAGAGTGTTTGGCCATGAAATGGGCTGTTGAGGCCTTGAGGTATTATCTTCTGGGACGTCATTTCACCCTAGAGACGGATCATCGCGCTCTCCAGTGGTTGAACCGCATGAGGGATGCAAATGTTCGCATTGCAGGATGGTACCTGGCTTTGCAGCCTTATGACTTTACGGTCCAGTATAGGCCAGGGAAGTCAAATGTGGTTGCTGATTGTTTATCTAGGATGACAGAGGACTGA